The genome window ACCGGGGGCCACATCATTGAGAAAGGCGGGGTGAATTTCTCGGCCGTGGAGGGCACCATGACCGAGCAGGCCGCTCGCGTGCTGCTCATGCCCGACCCCAGCTACTTTGCCACCGGCGTTTCAGTAGTGCAGCACCCGCGCAGCCCCCAAGTGCCTATTTCCCACATGAACGTGCGCTACTTCGAGTCGGCCACTGGCGAAGCCTGGTTTGGCGGTGGACTGGATTTGACCCCGATTTACGTGGATGAGGAGCAGGCCCGCTGGTTTCACCAGCAAATTGCCGCAGTCTGTGCCCAGCACCACCCCACCTATTACCCCCGCTTCAAGCAGTGGGCCGATGAATACTTCTTTATCCCGCATCGCCAGGAAACCCGCGGTATCGGAGGCATCTTCTTCGACCGGCTTATTGTGGGTAAAGAAGCGGAGGCCGAGGCCCTGTTTGCCTTCGTGCGGGCTGTGGGCGAAGTGTATGGTCGCACCTACGTGGAGCTGCTGCGCCGCAACGCGGCACTACCCTTCACCGAGCAGCAGAAGCAGTGGCAGCTGGTGCGCCGGGGCCGCTACGCCGAGTTTAACCTGGCCATTGACCGGGGCACGCGCTTTGGGCTAGAAACCGGGGGCCGCACCGAAAGCATCCTGATGAGCTTGCCGCCCCAATGTGAGTGGCACTACAACCTCCAACCCGAGCCCGGCTCGCCCGAGGCCGCTACCCAACAGTGGCTGCGCCAAGGCGTTGACTGGCTACCTCAGCCGCCCCCTGCCGCTTGATCGAACGCCTGCAAGCCCTGGACCGTTGGCTGCTACTAGGCGCCAACTCCCACCACACGCCCAAGCTGGATGCGTGGATGATTTTCTTCTCGGAGCGACTAGTGTGGTTTCCGGCCTACTTCGTGCTGCTAGTGGTGCTGAGCTACCTCTACCAGCGCCGCGCCCTGTTGCTACTGCCCCTGTTGGGTTTGAGTGTGGCCCTGGCCGACCTAATTTCCAGCCGCCTGTTCAAGCCCTATTTTGCCCGCCTGCGGCCCTGCCACGACTCGGCTCTTTCGGCCACGCTGAACCTGGTGAACGGCTGCGGAGGACAGTTTG of Hymenobacter sublimis contains these proteins:
- a CDS encoding phosphatase PAP2 family protein produces the protein MIERLQALDRWLLLGANSHHTPKLDAWMIFFSERLVWFPAYFVLLVVLSYLYQRRALLLLPLLGLSVALADLISSRLFKPYFARLRPCHDSALSATLNLVNGCGGQFGFLSSHAANAFALAVFLGLLLPTRYRAVKVMLVLWAAIVSYSRMYLGAHYPSDVAAGALLGSLTAWACARAYQHLAPRWWPAAHPADRVRVH
- the hemF gene encoding oxygen-dependent coproporphyrinogen oxidase, with protein sequence MHSSPLAFPTPTSQPRFRDTVEQWMRQFQDWLCQQLEAADGLGRFREDAWQHHSGGGGRSRVLTGGHIIEKGGVNFSAVEGTMTEQAARVLLMPDPSYFATGVSVVQHPRSPQVPISHMNVRYFESATGEAWFGGGLDLTPIYVDEEQARWFHQQIAAVCAQHHPTYYPRFKQWADEYFFIPHRQETRGIGGIFFDRLIVGKEAEAEALFAFVRAVGEVYGRTYVELLRRNAALPFTEQQKQWQLVRRGRYAEFNLAIDRGTRFGLETGGRTESILMSLPPQCEWHYNLQPEPGSPEAATQQWLRQGVDWLPQPPPAA